The Cytophagia bacterium CHB2 genome includes a region encoding these proteins:
- a CDS encoding DUF3604 domain-containing protein, whose protein sequence is LHQHSNLSDGMGTADDCYTRSRDFYQWDFAALTDHEWFVRNRLLPSEWEYLKTITASFNAPQDFITLPAYEWTAARWPNGAGHKNVYFRDESYAIFSLADSNANSTAKLFARLKAEGAIAFPHHIGWTGVDWQNHDPVAQPNVEIISVHGAFEYMGNEPITHRGGTPGMFMQNGLAQGLRFGVLGASDGHGLIWHHGIGRKRDPWVQGLAGVWLKGKLTRASLYEALQARRVYATSGVRILLNFSADNHAMGSEYTTNTPPKLSARVAGTGKIRYVYLLRDNQIIHQHGGDFGVGDMVRFELIDEQAGPGTHWYYVRVVQDDGEMAWSSPIWVTME, encoded by the coding sequence ATCTGCACCAGCACTCGAATCTCTCGGACGGCATGGGCACAGCCGATGATTGTTACACGCGCAGCCGTGATTTTTATCAATGGGATTTTGCCGCGCTCACGGATCACGAATGGTTTGTGCGCAATCGCTTGCTGCCCTCAGAGTGGGAATATCTCAAAACGATCACTGCTAGCTTCAATGCGCCGCAAGACTTCATCACGCTGCCGGCTTACGAATGGACGGCCGCGCGCTGGCCCAACGGCGCGGGTCACAAGAACGTTTATTTTCGCGATGAGTCCTATGCGATTTTCAGTCTCGCGGACAGCAACGCCAACTCCACGGCCAAGCTGTTTGCGCGCTTGAAAGCCGAAGGCGCGATTGCGTTTCCGCATCACATTGGCTGGACCGGCGTCGATTGGCAAAATCATGACCCGGTGGCACAGCCGAATGTGGAAATCATTTCGGTGCACGGCGCCTTTGAATACATGGGTAACGAGCCGATCACGCATCGCGGCGGAACGCCCGGGATGTTTATGCAAAACGGCCTAGCGCAAGGGCTGCGCTTCGGCGTGCTCGGCGCCTCCGACGGTCACGGCTTGATCTGGCATCACGGTATTGGCCGCAAACGCGATCCCTGGGTGCAGGGTTTGGCAGGCGTGTGGCTCAAAGGCAAGCTCACGCGCGCCTCGTTGTATGAAGCGCTACAGGCGCGGCGCGTTTATGCCACCAGCGGCGTGCGCATTTTGCTGAATTTCAGCGCGGATAATCATGCCATGGGCAGTGAATACACCACCAACACGCCGCCCAAGTTGAGCGCGCGCGTTGCCGGCACGGGAAAGATTCGCTACGTTTACTTGCTGCGGGACAATCAAATCATTCATCAACACGGCGGTGATTTCGGCGTGGGCGATATGGTGAGATTCGAGCTGATTGACGAACAGGCCGGCCCGGGCACGCATTGGTATTACGTCCGTGTGGTTCAAGATGACGGCGAAATGGCGTGGTCAAGTCCGATTTGGGTGACGATGGAGTGA
- a CDS encoding T9SS type A sorting domain-containing protein: protein MLGKEKRMLRCSPPCLLTLTLLFVLEYSSFPVSAFAQGRPSPHSDSLRQTLQLPAAVRLHWPAGRNGVDTISVIDDFNRAEIGDHWTHDKRYWRIKDGELTHTPEAIYGWRYLAVFNPVYNKPGRRLHSVSYRWGQHADSIGIKEGAHALMIDTLSTTGSGYWLWHRTNYHQVWLWIVRYGTWEYTWGQGKSVDQKPANVRNPVAGDVVTAVIRQRSAANYFDYFVNDSLDATCADSSKEFGVYEDWYVGVFIHGENLNNAVDDFTVTWLENDKIAPGAVSDLRGTDSTSSSITLTWSAPGDNNWDGQAHRYDIRYSTEPITANNFSAAAAAPPPAPKRAGETQTLVINGLQIYQTYYVAMRAYDEVGHVSALSNVLKIRTKGDGIGQQLALAGGCDQTGDVGKPLAQPLVAQVTDRFGAPVSGFAVQFAIVSGHGHLQGDSTRTVTTDANGRAQTAWTLGTLPGRHEVEIRANGLSGSPIRCQATAKIGAAAKINLVSGNGQIVSAGKASAPVVVRVLDALDNPVAVESVKFAIVAGSGWFSGKAKTFETTTANDGTAAASCFAGEIYGDTTKIEIQSGQNPALKARFNLITAAPDSLAEISGNQQTGQSGATLPEPLVVRVFDEQGAPAKNFGVTFRVVAGGGSFANDTTQIRVLTDSSGYAAAFWRLGQNLSSQQANVKAEFNGAKLRQSPISYFATATPATISPTLSRVTAASGASFPADSAAEAAITITLRDEFGQPVAGKQVHIQVSGRGNFITQPDAPTNANGRATAKLRSMQAGIKTVSAYVVSPALKLADSLRLTFTPLPATTFEIAGGNNQSGVINEPLDEPVIAVLRDKLGHPPAATEVQFTVVAGGGSLLSNAIVVSDSNGLVQAVWRMGPGVGINRLEARAANAELPVLSFNALALVTGVAEKSSGNLPLQFTLRQNSPNPFNPETNIQFDLPEAALVRLELYDLNGRLVRMLLEGERPAGTHTVRWNGRDQANQVVNSGVYVYRLRAHSRHSGEFTATRKLILMK, encoded by the coding sequence ATGCTTGGAAAGGAAAAACGCATGCTGCGTTGTTCACCGCCTTGTTTGCTGACTCTAACACTTTTGTTTGTTCTAGAATACTCTTCCTTCCCGGTTTCGGCTTTCGCGCAAGGCCGGCCCTCCCCTCATAGCGATTCCCTGCGCCAGACGCTGCAACTGCCGGCCGCTGTCCGTCTGCACTGGCCGGCGGGCCGCAATGGCGTGGATACCATCAGCGTCATCGACGACTTCAATCGCGCCGAGATCGGCGATCACTGGACGCACGACAAGCGCTACTGGAGAATCAAGGACGGCGAGCTGACGCATACGCCGGAGGCGATTTATGGCTGGCGTTATTTAGCCGTCTTCAATCCGGTCTACAACAAGCCGGGGCGGCGATTGCATTCGGTATCCTATCGCTGGGGACAGCATGCGGATTCGATTGGCATCAAGGAAGGCGCACACGCTCTGATGATCGACACCCTGTCAACCACCGGCAGCGGCTACTGGCTGTGGCACCGCACCAATTATCACCAAGTCTGGTTGTGGATCGTGCGCTACGGCACGTGGGAATACACCTGGGGGCAGGGCAAGAGCGTCGATCAAAAACCGGCAAATGTTCGCAATCCGGTTGCCGGTGACGTGGTGACGGCCGTCATTCGCCAGCGCAGCGCTGCGAATTATTTTGATTACTTTGTAAATGATAGTCTCGATGCCACCTGTGCAGACAGCAGCAAGGAGTTCGGTGTTTATGAAGATTGGTACGTGGGCGTTTTCATTCATGGCGAGAATCTGAACAATGCGGTGGATGATTTCACTGTGACCTGGCTGGAAAACGACAAGATCGCGCCAGGCGCGGTGAGCGATCTGCGCGGCACGGACAGTACCTCCTCCTCGATCACGCTAACCTGGTCGGCGCCGGGCGATAACAATTGGGACGGCCAGGCGCACCGTTATGACATTCGTTATTCGACCGAGCCAATCACGGCAAACAATTTTTCAGCAGCAGCCGCAGCGCCCCCACCGGCGCCTAAACGCGCCGGTGAAACACAAACTCTGGTAATCAACGGCTTGCAGATTTATCAAACGTATTATGTTGCGATGCGCGCGTATGATGAAGTCGGGCATGTGAGTGCGCTCTCGAACGTTCTTAAAATCCGCACTAAAGGCGACGGTATCGGGCAGCAGCTTGCGTTAGCCGGCGGCTGCGATCAAACCGGTGACGTGGGCAAGCCGTTGGCGCAACCGCTGGTGGCGCAAGTAACCGATCGCTTCGGCGCGCCGGTGAGCGGTTTTGCCGTGCAATTCGCCATCGTGAGCGGTCACGGCCATTTGCAGGGCGACAGCACGCGCACCGTCACCACGGACGCCAATGGCCGCGCGCAGACGGCGTGGACGCTTGGCACATTACCGGGTCGTCATGAAGTCGAAATTCGCGCGAATGGTTTAAGCGGTTCGCCGATTCGTTGCCAGGCCACGGCGAAAATCGGCGCGGCGGCAAAAATTAATCTTGTCAGCGGCAATGGCCAAATCGTGTCAGCCGGCAAAGCCTCTGCGCCCGTCGTTGTTCGCGTCTTGGATGCTTTGGACAATCCCGTTGCTGTTGAGTCGGTGAAATTTGCCATTGTTGCAGGCAGCGGGTGGTTTAGCGGAAAAGCAAAAACGTTCGAAACAACAACCGCAAACGATGGCACGGCTGCGGCGTCATGCTTTGCCGGCGAGATTTATGGAGATACTACCAAAATAGAAATTCAATCCGGCCAGAACCCGGCCTTGAAAGCGCGTTTCAATCTCATCACCGCAGCGCCGGATTCGCTGGCTGAAATCAGCGGCAATCAACAGACGGGGCAATCCGGCGCAACCTTGCCGGAGCCGCTCGTCGTGCGCGTGTTTGATGAGCAGGGCGCGCCGGCAAAGAATTTTGGCGTCACGTTTCGCGTGGTTGCGGGCGGCGGCAGCTTCGCCAACGACACTACTCAAATTCGCGTGCTTACGGATAGCAGCGGTTATGCTGCGGCATTTTGGAGACTCGGTCAAAATCTCAGCAGCCAGCAAGCAAATGTCAAAGCTGAATTCAACGGCGCGAAACTGCGCCAGTCGCCGATCAGCTACTTTGCGACAGCCACGCCTGCAACCATCAGCCCGACGCTTTCGCGTGTCACCGCCGCGTCCGGCGCGAGTTTTCCGGCAGACAGCGCAGCGGAGGCTGCTATTACCATCACCTTGCGCGATGAATTCGGCCAGCCGGTGGCCGGCAAGCAGGTACACATTCAAGTTTCCGGCCGCGGCAATTTCATCACACAACCGGACGCGCCCACCAATGCCAATGGCAGAGCGACGGCGAAGCTGCGTTCGATGCAAGCCGGGATTAAAACCGTTTCGGCCTATGTTGTCTCACCGGCGCTCAAGCTCGCCGATAGCCTGCGCCTCACCTTCACGCCGCTGCCCGCAACGACGTTTGAAATCGCCGGCGGGAATAATCAAAGCGGCGTCATCAATGAGCCGCTGGACGAACCGGTGATTGCAGTTTTGCGCGACAAGCTCGGCCATCCACCAGCAGCGACGGAGGTGCAGTTTACGGTGGTAGCCGGCGGCGGCAGCTTGTTGAGCAACGCCATCGTTGTTTCGGACAGCAACGGCCTGGTGCAAGCGGTTTGGCGCATGGGGCCGGGCGTCGGGATCAACCGGCTGGAAGCCCGCGCGGCAAACGCGGAGTTGCCTGTGCTGAGCTTCAACGCATTGGCGCTGGTCACCGGCGTGGCAGAGAAGTCTTCCGGCAATTTGCCGTTGCAATTCACCTTGCGGCAGAATTCTCCCAATCCCTTTAATCCTGAAACGAACATTCAATTTGATCTGCCAGAAGCAGCGCTGGTGCGGTTGGAGTTGTATGATCTGAATGGGCGCTTGGTGCGAATGTTATTGGAAGGCGAGCGGCCGGCGGGCACACACACGGTGAGATGGAACGGCCGCGATCAAGCGAATCAGGTGGTGAATTCCGGTGTTTATGTCTATCGCCTGCGTGCCCATTCACGCCACAGCGGCGAGTTTACGGCAACGCGCAAACTTATTTTGATGAAGTAA